ACGATTTGGCGttctttaatttttgataaaaaaaaaacccatgtgTTGGTTTTTgggtagaaatttaaaaaaaatgacttattcttgggataatattatagaattaaataaaaattcgTTAAATAATGGTAAgggtttgggaaaatttttttacaaatgggtTCTTAAAGTTTTCACGTATTAAAATTACAAAGGGAAACTaaaataatatgattatgaatttaaaatcagacattgctccaataagtttttaatttttattttaaaattttaagattttgattcaaattaaagataatttttattttgttaagaaTGCCCAAATTTTTATACATTGCTTGGGTTtgaaaaaaagcattgagaaaacTGAAAGGGGGAAATACAACACCAAATAAAAacaactctgtggatacaatttaatTCATTGTGATCTTTTTGAAATTCACCCTTGTTAGGAATTTCAGTGATATTACTTCTTTAAATACGCAGATTTAACAAGACTTACCAATTTttcaaaagaaccacaaagattggatattctgaaattaataaatatatttttaaatttaattagaaaaaaatttcagatgtattttgggaaataatttaaatttttaatgaagtttaaacaattttttcctaatttttaaaaaaatataaattttttgttttttataatgcaaaaaagttttttaaaaaaaaaaggggtattTATTTATGTGATGCCAcacggggaaaaaaaaaaattgggaaaagtatctttgacactttaaaataaattttttttcaagtggaTTTGCACTTCTTACACAGCccggaaaaaaaaacttgaaaaaagcaggaaaagcagcactttaaagtggaacaaaaaaaatggaacggaatttgggaaaaaaagctgctaataaaattgttgaaaaatttaaaaagaaaacctgcccggcagttggtgatttaatttttaaagggaaatttcaaaaaagaaaaacagtaaaaatagtaagAGGAGGGggaattaataaaattaaatagattattgtcaggatcgggacgcgtaaaagtaaaaaacaaaattaaattaaaaaaataaaaaaaaaataaaatatacagtttagaacaaaacaaaatttaaagaaacaactaaAAATCCTATTCAATTAATACAGCTTTAATACTTCTTGGAAGTTTAaagttaacaacaaaaaaaaagggtatcacttttacaattaaatagaaccaatttttgattggttaaaaggtttttttgaagtaattttttaaataaataacttgGGGGGGGGTAAAAAATGCTATGGAGATCAAATcgctttttaatttaaaaaatgcgCTTCATTAATtcattagtggttaaacaaaaaaagggaaaaattatttagattttaacaaattttataagGAGAATTTAAAGAACTGGTTTAACTATCTAAGAAAAGCAAATCAAAGGAACAaacgaaatattatttaaaaacctGCTACGCGCTGCTGCTGATAATAAAGGtttgcttttagaaaaggattaatccgGGGAATAAAGAGGGAAATGTTAAGAtttccctaaaaaaataaattttattttttcggTTTTGAAACTAATAATTTTTAacccccaagtcaaattcaaTAACACGCATTGacaaaaaatgaattaatttttagagagGGGGGAAACCCAGGAGGgaattgaacaaaatttaaattcatggttccacttttttttttcatgaatttggacttaatcaaatttttgaaaaaaatttataaagcAAGAAGTTTAACCTTCGGGAAATGGGAACACAACAACTGAACacacagattaatacaacttaaAAAAAACGGGTGGTGAAAACAcaacagtattttttattttcaacaccTACAAAAGTATAACAACAATAAACCGCTtttatagatacatttaaactaaatttttaaaaaatgattgcacTTTGACTTTCGTCTTTAAGTTGGGAAAAGGTTTTTTAAACCAAAACGAAACCAATATATCAAGAAAAATacgattaattaataaaaattaaaaaacaaacaaaaaatactggAAGtccttaaaaaatttaaatttttaaagttttttatgggtttattcattttaactttgaatataaaagaagtaaaacagaaaatccaaacaaaattaaaattaaaaagttaaaaaaatacacTTTCCCCCAGCAAGATATCGAAAATTTCGCAATTTTATTGAAgaggaaaattaaataaatacattttaaagaacttgttattgatttaaaaaaataaaaattttttttaaaataaaattaaaaaaaatataaagtaaaatcatcaaaaaaaattgaaaaaaagttaacttacagaggacaaagaaaaaattttcacaagctataaataaaaaacccccccatatacttttagatttaaaaaagaacaattacgtggaaaaattcctttactttaacaaaaaaaacaaaaatcaaattgaaaagtctatttaaaaaaagaaggggttgaaattacaatttttaaaaaaaaaaattccatttaAGGCAAAATGGGGATTTTTAGGGGCTTTGGCTGGTTTTGGGTTAGAAAAACAATTTCCCCCCCAATGGGAGcgaaaaaattcccaaaaattaCCCCTCAGGAAACGGTGCTTTACAGGACGCCATAGGTGTCTAAATTACTTTGGGAAAGTATGAAATTTTTGTACTaatgaaaaaatatgataaaCCAAAATTACACCTAAAAAAAAAGGCAACATTATGCTATGGAgtgattaaatttttaaaacaaaaacaaaaacaaaacgggGGGGTTTTTAGGCAGTTGGGTGCACTTGAATAcctttttttacatctttttttaaGGAAGGGATATGGTCCGGGGATACAGATTGATTCCACGGAGACCGTacagacaaatttaaaaaaaaaaaaattttttaaaaaaaaaccaatttctaactttgaaatagaacaaagggtaaaacaattaaaaattaaaaacttttgggttatttttagaaataatttacaaaattaaaataaatgacgAGTTGGAATAAACAAATTTTgatgactctgttggacctggaacacatttggggttttattttaaaaaaagtattcgATCCTTTGGGGGTTCCCCACCCAAAAGGGGGAAAATTAAAATtaccaaatataaaatacaacaaaagttCAATAtcaacaaaacaagtacactctgtggggactattgtttattttttcataaaaatgttacaagataaaataccgttgtatgatttattgataaaatacaaaaaattaacaacaaagagcaaacgaacaacagtttaaaatttttaataaagtttttaaaaattgttgtttaaaaaaatatacttttattaaaaagtgtttttaaaaaaataaaatttataaaaattgtcgatttaaattaaaagttttttttaaaaaaaatataatttttaaaaaatttttttcttagttttaaatgaaataaattttaataaaaatagttttttcaaaGGGGACAAAAACCCGATTAGTATTTTTGAGATAAAACCTGtttctttaaaacggttttttttggatttttaaatttgaattggccggttttaatttttaaaaaaggggtaaGGGGTCAGGTGGGGCCAAATAACGCCAAAATAAACAGTTCTTATACTACTATCaggttattgttattgttgtaaaATCATTTGTTGAAAATCTTTCACTGTACAAATTTAACTTCAGTAAAGAATGTGAGTGGGATGTAGGGTGGAAGGTAGGCTTCACTGCTATActtagatttttaattttaagtacagtcaaacttgcttgagagaccacaACACTCAACGACTCagataataatcctaccttgcattcatccatacatctgtatgtcacagcttagtgaaaagtcatttcaatgtaatgttaattttcatggtaaatactgaatagttttttcttgtttttatatatgatatatgatatggttcgaataacattatatctaaatttcagattaaatagtggatctgaatttattttattagactaacaacattttctgatatcatacaatatgcatgtatcttaCAATTTTCCGTCATTGAGAGAAGTTATTCCCGCAATAAtcgggattaaatatttatcaatagctcgataggtaggactatctgcaggagcggctaaatggaaattaaaaaacattaaaacaacatgctcaaaatgatcaattcaagattttttggtcttacatattatatataagcaACAAACATGAATGTTTCAATtgctttttcataatttaaaatttgggtactatctctataatatgagaccacttgcattaaaaTATCTGAAATGCGCTTACCAACTGAAGTATGATACTGAAATATCTCACAAACATCACATAGTTGTAACGTCGTATCGTGTTTTTACGCTATTGTCATATACATTGTAACATACCTattcgaaaatgaaaattgaagacataataattatttgtCACATCccatatagctcccttcggatatagcttcCCGAGGAGCTGTATTCGGCacacgttttcgtatatagctccttgggacagaggagctgtatacgacaaacccgaatatgactccttaaacatggaaaaattaaaatcctaTAACGGTAATGTTCGGGTAATACAAAACATGATTATTTGGCAGAGTGTCATTTTGATATACGATATAAAACGGATATAATTACACCAAGAATCGCCAAcctgtataaaaaaataataactggCAATGGAAGTTAGAAAcatgggtttaaaattttgtatctgGTCTAGCAAATATGAACTCGATTCCAAATACATACTTGATCATACTGTGACAGGCACTCATCTTCTGTACTATGTGACAGAATTATCAAGGAACAAATGTTAATTAGGTGTATctgaagattttagtttttttgtcGGACTTGACGAAAGGTAGTTGCCCCAAAGTTCCAAGACTGTCCAGAAATGTTGACTGGCAAATAGTGGTTTAGTACTAGTTATGACCCTTGCATCAAAATTAAAGcatcatgtttgaaatattttgacactatcTGGTCTTTAAaaacgcgacataacgaaatgtcctaaataagcCACGTTGTCCATGTTGCATAAACATCCCAGAGGAGCTATTTACGGAACAAAGCTACAGGTGTTCCGTTTATAGCTCCAGTTTTAGCAAGGGAGCTATATACGGAGAATATAGCTCTACAGGAGCTTTTTACGAAACATTGCCGCTATATAGGGTGTGACACATATTACTAAACCTAGATTAGACACTACCGGAAAGCCTGGTAATTCATACAGCTGAGGCAAACTGAAAGCCGGAgactaaagataataaaaaactACCGAGGCAAATGAGGCAGAAAAATGACCGTTGTCTATATAGTCGCTATGCTATATAGCATAGTTTTCGCACAAGCTATGCGCACATTAATTTATATTCCAGCTTACACTGTCGCTGTCATTTGGTTCATGTTCTTGCGAAAGAAGTTTTATGGTATGCATACCTAAATAAAACGTGGTGTTTATCTGACTGAATgctgatatttttttctaaattgattcattttgacattacaacAGAATGAAGTCTTGCAATCATGCGGTTTTGTTCTTTACACGCCGTTGAACATACCATTTTTAAAACGTCACAATTATATgtacagcatttcaaaaattCGTTATAAGGTTTCTCTCAAAATATATGGTCACTAAAACGTTAAGAACTGATATCAGATACACTTATTAATTTTTCGCAAGTATGGAATCTTCCCgtttatacttttatatataaatgtgtgacattttagattttgattaaCTTATAAGTAcaactttatgacaacatttGATCTTTTAGATCTGACATGTCATACGCACTATTTATCCAagtgctgaatttcaaaaatgtaatattattttaagaagattgacaaaatatattatgtattaagtacattaattttgtattacatttctGTATTGTGTTTGTATATGCATAAACTGTGTTTTCGTTTCACGTCAGCCATGCTAAAAAGTTAATTcatgaacatatatacatttacttaactgaagatgtaagaaccaagcaaacatgaccatatgcctttaaattggCGTTTTAGAGTGACAATAACCGTAAATAGGTTGGCTAtttcaaaaagtaacaaaatgcaGAAAAACGCACGAAATGGCATCCTAAAAAATCCCAAGGGCGCATGCCCCTGGACCCCCTACCAAATGCctccctatttttttacctctggctacgggcctgttaggtgcaccataaaccggtttaaactccccagtggtggttttgccactgaccgattcaaggcggtgcccaactgtgttcctgtatttgtttgttttgtccttgtgtgtttattggggggtgtggggtggggtggggttgggaggaggctgcgtttttggaacgtggctttccctgttggatattcgtCCTTGTTTTTGTTCTATATCTGGTGCGGTGAGtacaatgcctaactttatagttctgcctcattggaatatcatGCCCtgggcatgataccccacccagtcacattgaCATTGGGCTGACCATTATCTTGTTAATGCTTTGTGTTGGGTTTAAAGCAGCacgcctccagatttggctaaaaaataatctttctttcaaattgaagtttggtcatattatgaacattagaatatgaatattaaaaaaatccaaatcaagaaaaaaagatgaccgcgtcgggaatcgaaccccggaccgccgcggcaataaagacgttttctcgtcgtcgtaaccaatagcgccaTAGCTGAAGTagccaacttcttcacatgaatcagaggcggaggaggaatgatttcagatacaatgtcgtttattaaatcgtcacggagaacatacgccccgactgaggatcgaactcgcgaccccgcgatccgtagaccaagaACAATTCCCGAATAGCTGCTGAATATTTTCATAGAATCGATATTTAAATGGAGACGAGGGTTGATAAGAAATCAGTCATTGACGTTTAATCTAGATATTCAACAGAATatgtgaaatgcatttttgttgcAACGATATAATTCATATTGATATAGACCTAACAATTTGGGAAAAGGCGTTGGATAAGCCATATGTAATTTTTGCTGTAAACCCAAATGTTTAAAAGTCAATGAAAATTTACAGGTTTTGTCTTTGAAACCAACGGAAACTTTTGAGACGGACGGAAAATGGTCAGTTACAACAAGGAGTTCAAACGAGAAAGAACAACAACATATATTTGACGCTGTTCTTATATGTACCGGGCATCATGCCGAAAAGAATATACCGAACTTCCCCGGGTTAGATACGTTCAAAGGCAGTGTGACGCATACCCACGATTACAAGGATTACCATGGTTACGAGGACAAGAATGTTCTGATTATCGGTATTGGAAACTCTGGCGGGGATGTTGCTACAGAACTTAGTCGAATATCGTCTCAGGTTAGCAAGTAGTTTGCTCTTTGCATTAAGTATACGGCGTTCCGTTTAGACTACTGTTTTAGTTCATTTTAATTCTTAATCCCGTGCCACGTAAGTCATTTATCACAATACCaccacaatgaaaaaaaaaattattggggTGGCGGAGGATCGAATACTAAAAGTATAATATGTGTGATTAAAGTAAGGTACGAtcataaaaatcaaaatcagtGTAATGAAATTCAAAGTACAGTGACCGATGTCAAAACAATGATGGTGAAAAATCGAAACTACGATATCGAAAGTCAACATAATGGATAAATACGAAATCGAAAGACGATACCATGTTTATACAAGTCTAAATCCGATTAGTCCTTATCTTGGGATTGTCTGTTGTCTTCAATGTTAGAATGTGAATTCACCATCGTGTTTCGAACTTTGCCGTCGTGTTTTCGGCTTCCGACTTTCATCATCTTAGCGTCATGATTGAATCACCATGAGTTTTATTTCATGACAATCGTAGGTTCATCGTGCCAGATACAACATGAGTTAGACCAAAATTAGTATTAGAAATTGCCAAGGAACAAAATTACCTATATTCGTATGTGTTTGAATAATGAAGCTTGACATACTGACTAACACAGATGCTTCGAAGTTTGttcttacatgtacatgtatatttcagatttttttgagCACCCGATCTGGATCATGGATATTCAATCGAGTTGACGATAATGGGGTTCCCGGGGACATGAACCATTCAACTCGCTTCAATACCATTCTATTGCAAACATTTCCTAATTTGATGCAGAATCTTGTTCAAAAGAAAAAGAACTACAAATTTGATCACGAAAAATACTGCCTTCAACCGAAACATGGTATCTTTTCTGCTCATCCCACAGTGAACGACGAACTTCCAAACAGAATAATTTCCGGTGGTGTTATTGTAAAAGCCAATGTATCAGAGTTCACAGAGACTGGAGCAATATTTGAAGACGGTACTAAAGTCGAGAATTTGGACGCTGTAGTACTTGCTACGGGATACATATTTGGCTTCCCGTTTCTCGATAAGAATGTTCTAGATGTGAAGGAGAACAAGGTAAATCTGTATAAATACATGTTTCCACCGGATCTGCAAAAGAAATCCCTGGCAATCATTGGGTGTTTCCAGCCACTTGGAGCAATTATGCCAATGAGCGAAATGCAGTGTCGTGTAGCTACTAGAGTGTTTAAGGTAAGTTGAGTTTGTAGATGCACGTCTAATGACAAATGATTCGTATGTCTAAAGTCTTTGACAGAGCTGTACTATTCCATTTCTAGGTGCTTGTTTTATATCTTGTTTCTTACGGATTTCTCATGATTTTGTTTTACCATACAGAAACATACCGCAAACGTCGTTTGGTAATTGTAGTAACCTGATATTATCCGTGCATGACTTTAAGCATAATAGCTGTTACTGTTTGTATTGGACTTTTTAACGGAAAAAATGAACTGCATGATAACTGACCAGACGCCGGCTGTCAGTCAAACCAATAAATCGATAAGCGATCAACCAATCAATGCGCTTGATTCGACGCACACCTCCAGATGGTGTTAATGTTAATATTACCCTCCGACATTGCGATCTCGACAccgataaaaaaaaactgataaattcgttttgaaaatgattatatatacaagtaaaacttattagaaatggtaaaaaggtgtcaGTGGGGACTTTGCAAGTCCGATAGTCGCTTCTCAGAACGCCTAgattattccttttccaaaaccTAAGTAAAGTTTGGAGAAGTATCTTCGCTGGATAAGACTTGCGGACGTCCTCACAGACAGTTGATCTAAATGTCGGAGGTTTTGTATTTTGTGGTACCACGTGACCTGTAGGCGGAGCCTGGCGTCTGGTCAATTGATTGGACGTATACTACACTGTTCATTCGTTTATGTTAGGATATCACTAAGTCTTGTGCTTCGTGTTTGATGCAGAACTCCGAGGGAGTAGTTGGTTAGGGCTTAGGTAACCACTTCCTCAGAGGCTGCAAGAGAAAAAAACAGTAAGTGTTTACGCTTTTTCAAGAAACGTTAATTTCCTGTCAAATTTGTTGTGCGTATGCATTTTAGGGACAATATAAGTCCGCGTTACCCCATGGATCAcacaaatacacatacaaaattgTGCGTTTACTGCACGTGATCATCTAGTGAACACATGTTTACTCCCCTGTTAACACCatactttaaaaatttacttactgccattattttatattgtatgtaTCTTCTGAAATGTCAGCTATAACGGTAATTTCCTTGCAAATATTACTAGGGCATAAAAGGCCTGCCGGATAGCAATGAGATGTGGAAAGATATTAAAGACAAACAGGCTGCCATGGCGCTGAGATACAAGAAAGCAATGCGACATACTATTCAAGTGGATTACGTTCCATACATGGATGAGTTAGCAGAAATGATAGGCTGTAAACCAGacataagtaaaaatattttatagatccAATTAGTTATTACACatacataaattgttttattacaataattgCTAGCTAGACTGAATTCAAAATATCTTCATATACTTCatcagaatgttttaaaatagCAAGTAACATTGTGTTAGAGTTTTAATTAAAAGGTGGGCGATTGgtttacaacagttaaatttgtCGGATATTGACCAAATTTTCTTCGTGTAACGGATATATGTTAAGATATCTGACTTGCTTAACTCGTATGTAGTTAAACACgttttatcatttatcaattttattactgTAAACCCACCGCAAGTACTTCTATTAAAACAGTTTGTCTGATTCCTTTGAAGATTCTTATTTTGATGTTAATTTCATGGTATGATTtgttattaaatgtattttgaacATAGGGAAACTTATTTGGACTGACCCGAAACTTGCAACTAAAGTTTACTTTGGACCTTGTACGCCCTACCAGTATCGGTTAATGGGACCTGGACCCTGGAAAGGTGCCCGGCAGGCCATCATGACACAATGGGAACGAGTGTATAAACCCCTGCAGACCAGACCATGTGTTAGAAACGAGAGCAAGGGCTTTGGAGCAATATATATGTTGTTAGTTGTGGCCTTAGCTGTACTGCTTTACCTTTTTTTGTAGCCGTACACTTACaaatatgatatatcttttaGCTTAGCGACAAGTGGTCAATAATCTGCGTAAGTTATTTGCACACATATAGTTCtgtttatattgtaaatgtttaaacATACTTCATTACATTTGACCAGCATATACTACTGCCTTATCTGTGAAGAGTAACGGTCAAAGGCTCTTACAAACATGCATGTATGCATGTTTTCGTTTGTCTGATGTTCGTAGAAACGGGTTACTTACGTTACCTTAAAACACAACAGTGTGATAAAATCATTTCCAGCCAGACAGAGTACATCAGGTTATGCTCACTGACTTAAAAATTCATGCccattatgtttaaaaatatcaaagttgTAAGATGTGACCCATTGGAATTAGGGGATTTAGAACAATATAAAGTTATGATAAATTGAAGTGTTGCTAAACAACAGTCAGTGGTAACAATGTCTGACTACGAAGTAATATAACTAACACTGGATTAAGCGTCCGGTGTATTTGTGTTTTACATCTGGCACGCAAAAGAACTCTGGAGGCTTCCGGAATTTGAGTGTTTTCTGTGTCTTTCATTTGCTaaccatatgggaaaattagacccatcgtgaaaatcaccacaaaagccgataataagtTTTGCCGGGTAAATCTGATGTCGAGATTGTTCGCTAGATTTCAGTCAACTCCGTATTTTTGGCCGATGTCTAACAAGTAAttccttcttcgccaatgtaccgttacattaatacttttgatcatatggatttcaGGAATATTGTCAAGTCTGACAAAACGAGACACGTACATGTTtacatatcttttatatattataatatgtatatatgttatagcTCATATTGTCATGTACTACATGAATTgagtattgaataaacttgaaacgtGATTGCAAAGATAAATTAGAAAATTTCAAATCTTACAATCAGGTGGAAGCTCGCTTTTGTAATACTTTGTTTgatgattatgaaataaatgttttaaatattttttgtgtgatcaaataactgcacatttatcaTTGTGTCGTAAGCGGTGTCCAACAAGCTTAGaatcttatgccagctcgaagatcgaaattcaacttcgtAACTTGTCGAATTTTGATCCCAAGCTACccctgaagatcgaaaaacgtcaaatttcaaAACTGCATTTAATTTCGGGCCAGATCAATGATCGAAattcataatattccaaaagccgaATTTCGATCttgtattgaatgaacagcctgttccaagactgatattgatttttaaagtcaaatatttcgAGCAAGCAATTTGTGTGGAGCcagctcgaaaatcgtactttaaattttgaaaagctgaatttcaatataatactaaaaCTGCGATCTGCTGAAGATCATAATTCAAAGactaaaaatcgtgcaagatcggatatatcgaaattcaagttttcaaagatctaaatagattattcccggtattatatttcaagcctgctcGAAGTCTTAGAACAATCGAATTTAAAGCTAGGATTGAAACAGCTGGATTTCGATCTTGCATTGATTTTATTTGCAAGCTCGCTCGACGTTTCGAAAATTTAGCACTGCATGTCGAACAAGTtcgaaaatcaaagtcaaattttcagtCTGAATACCGAGCAGGTATTTAATTAAGAGCCATTTTAAAGATCgcaatttaaagttt
The genomic region above belongs to Mercenaria mercenaria strain notata unplaced genomic scaffold, MADL_Memer_1 contig_3190, whole genome shotgun sequence and contains:
- the LOC128552818 gene encoding flavin-containing monooxygenase 5-like: VIVIVVKSFVENLSLYKFNFSKECEWDVGWKVLSLKPTETFETDGKWSVTTRSSNEKEQQHIFDAVLICTGHHAEKNIPNFPGLDTFKGSVTHTHDYKDYHGYEDKNVLIIGIGNSGGDVATELSRISSQIFLSTRSGSWIFNRVDDNGVPGDMNHSTRFNTILLQTFPNLMQNLVQKKKNYKFDHEKYCLQPKHGIFSAHPTVNDELPNRIISGGVIVKANVSEFTETGAIFEDGTKVENLDAVVLATGYIFGFPFLDKNVLDVKENKVNLYKYMFPPDLQKKSLAIIGCFQPLGAIMPMSEMQCRVATRVFKGIKGLPDSNEMWKDIKDKQAAMALRYKKAMRHTIQVDYVPYMDELAEMIGCKPDIRKLIWTDPKLATKVYFGPCTPYQYRLMGPGPWKGARQAIMTQWERVYKPLQTRPCVRNESKGFGAIYMLLVVALAVLLYLFL